A genome region from Bemisia tabaci chromosome 3, PGI_BMITA_v3 includes the following:
- the LOC109029968 gene encoding uncharacterized protein, protein MENMVLTLVKVVFVVYLAVYSEAVNVTIFSQKDFNGQKCDIILPGCKPVCSKLVGNVVSLKAPKGTCLKFFASVDCKGTPSTYRGAYTVDAEGMPDLKGTPASEWKAIGDCSQPIGIPDNSVGLFPDKKFKGAPCVVQVAGCKPMCENVAAKSKSLITNVGWLQILRNKGLYGHENLGHPTGRKRICF, encoded by the exons ATGGAAAATATGGTCTTAACTTTGGTGAAAGTTGTTTTCGTGGTTTATTTGGCAGTCTACTCAGAAGCTGTGAACGTCAcaatattttctcaaaaggattTCAATGGGCAAAAATGTGATATAATTCTTCCTGGCTGTAAACCCGTCTGCTCGAAACTAGTCGGAAATGTTGTTTCACTGAAGGCACCCAAAGGAACATGCCTGAAGTTCTTCGCCTCAGTGGATTGCAAAGGGACGCCCTCCACTTACAGAGGTGCATACACGGTTGATGCTGAAGGAATGCCTGACTTGAAAGGGACACCTGCTTCAGAATGGAAAGCCATAGGAGACTGCAGCCAACCGATTGGG ATTCCAGATAACTCGGTGGGCCTGTTTCCTGATAAGAAATTCAAAGGAGCCCCTTGTGTCGTGCAGGTCGCGGGCTGCAAACCAATGTGTGAAAATGTGGCAGCAAAATCCAAGTCGCTAATCACAAACGTGGGTTGGTTGCAAATTCTACGGAACAAAGGATTGTACGGGCACGAAAATCTGGGACATCCGACCGGGCGAAAAAGGATTTGCTTTTGA